The proteins below are encoded in one region of Scomber japonicus isolate fScoJap1 chromosome 24, fScoJap1.pri, whole genome shotgun sequence:
- the LOC128354408 gene encoding tubulin alpha chain-like, with translation MPSDKTIGGGDDSFSTFFSETGAGKHVPRAVFVDLEPTVIDEVRTGTYRQLFHPEQLITGKEDAANNYARGHYTIGKEIIDLVLDRIRKLADQCTGLQGFLVFHSFGGGTGSGFTSLLLERLSVDYGKKSKLEFSIYPAPQVSTAVVEPYNSILTTHTTLEHSDCAFMVDNEAIYDICRRNLDIERPTYTNLNRLLSQIVSSITASLRFDGALNVDLTEFQTNLVPYPRIHFPLATYAPVISAEKAYHEQLTVSEITNACFEPSNQMVKCDPRHGKYMACCLLYRGDVVPKDVNAAIATIKTKRTIQFVDWCPTGFKVGINYQAPTVVPGGDLAKVQRAVCMLSNTTAIAEAWARLDHKFDLMYAKRAFVHWYVGEGMEEGEFSEAREDMAALEKDYEEVGMDSVEGEGEEEGEEF, from the exons ATGCCAAGCGACAAGACCATTGGAGGAGGAGATGATTCCTTCAGCACCTTCTTCAGTGAGACTGGAGCAGGAAAGCACGTCCCTAGAGCTGTTTTTGTGGATCTGGAGCCCACCGTCATCG ATGAGGTGCGAACTGGGACATACCGCCAGCTCTTTCACCCTGAGCAGTTGATCACAGGCAAGGAGGATGCTGCTAACAACTATGCTCGTGGACACTACACCATTGGGAAAGAGATCATTGACCTGGTGCTGGATAGAATCCGCAAACTG GCTGATCAGTGCACTGGTCTTCAGGGCTTTCTGGTCTTCCACAGCTTCGGAGGTGGTACCGGTTCTGGTTTCACCTCTCTGCTGTTGGAGCGTCTGTCTGTAGACTATGGCAAGAAGTCCAAGCTGGAGTTCTCCATCTACCCTGCCCCTCAGGTGTCCACTGCTGTAGTAGAGCCCTACAACTCCATCCTGACCACCCACACCACCCTGGAGCACTCTGACTGCGCCTTCATGGTGGATAATGAGGCCATATATGATATCTGTCGTAGGAACCTGGATATTGAgcgtcccacctacaccaaccTGAACAGGCTGTTGAGTCAGATCgtgtcctccatcactgcctCTCTGCGTTTTGATGGTGCCCTTAATGTTGATCTCACAGAGTTCCAGACCAACCTGGTGCCCTACCCTCGTATCCACTTCCCTCTGGCCACCTATGCTCCTGTCATCTCCGCTGAGAAGGCGTACCACGAGCAGCTAACGGTGTCTGAGATCACCAACGCCTGCTTTGAGCCTTCTAATCAGATGGTAAAATGTGATCCCCGGCATGGAAAATACATGGCTTGCTGCCTTTTGTACCGTGGTGACGTGGTGCCAAAAGATGTGAATGCTGCCATCGCCACCATCAAGACCAAGCGCACCATCCAGTTTGTGGACTGGTGCCCTACTGGTTTCAAGGTCGGTATCAACTACCAGGCACCCACTGTAGTCCCCGGTGGAGACCTGGCCAAAGTCCAGAGGGCTGTGTGCATGCTGAGCAACACCACTGCTATTGCAGAGGCGTGGGCTCGACTTGACCACAAGTTTGACCTGATGTACGCTAAGCGTGCCTTCGTCCACTGGTATGTGGGTGAGggtatggaggaaggagagtTCTCTGAGGCCAGAGAAGACATGGCAGCTCTGGAGAAAGATTATGAGGAAGTTGGGATGGACTCTGTTGagggtgaaggagaggaggagggtgaggagttTTAA
- the atp5pf gene encoding ATP synthase-coupling factor 6, mitochondrial, translated as MALHRLFQLSSLLRSAVGLTLRRNIGMSAVAFNKAKDLDPVQKLFLDKIRDYKTKSKASGGIVDAGPSYQKNMSEEITKLERLYGGGDLAKFPDFKFADPKLDEAAK; from the exons ATGGCACTTCATCGGTTATTCCAGCTGTCCTCTCTGCTGCGCTCCGCTGTGGGCCTGACTCTGCGAAGGAACATTGGCATGTCTGCAGTCGCCTTCAACAAGGCCAAGGACCTCGACCCTGTCCAGAAACTGTTCCTGGACAAGATCCGTGACTACAAAACCAAGAGCAA GGCATCCGGCGGTATTGTGGATGCAGGACCCTCTTACCAGAAGAACATGTCTGAAGAGATCACCAAACTAGAGAGGCTATACGGCGGAGGAGACCTCGCCAAGTTCCCCGACTTCAAATTCGCAG atCCCAAGCTGGATGAAGCAGCCAAGTGA